From the genome of Planktothrix serta PCC 8927, one region includes:
- a CDS encoding NYN domain-containing protein, producing the protein MSSSLAKAVLFVDGYNIIGIWPLLRQKRDGDGMEEARRHLIETLVDYSAFEGLDARIVFDAHYQNTPSFSETITRNVSIHYTGFGQTADTYIEKLCASLGRQLRLSRRRLIVATSDRAQQLTVTGYGAECLSAEQLAEVVEATTRCRQRRHQPRKQSSSRFLASSLDAESQNRLARLRMGLK; encoded by the coding sequence ATGAGTAGTTCCCTCGCTAAAGCTGTCTTATTTGTAGATGGCTATAACATTATTGGAATATGGCCTCTATTGCGACAGAAACGCGATGGTGACGGGATGGAAGAAGCCCGTAGGCACTTGATTGAAACTTTAGTAGACTACAGTGCCTTTGAAGGGTTGGACGCTCGCATTGTGTTTGACGCCCACTATCAAAATACTCCCAGTTTCAGTGAAACCATTACCCGCAATGTGTCGATTCATTATACCGGTTTTGGGCAAACCGCAGATACTTATATTGAAAAACTCTGTGCGTCTTTGGGACGTCAATTACGGTTGTCCCGACGTCGATTAATTGTAGCCACCTCAGACCGCGCTCAACAGTTGACGGTCACGGGGTATGGGGCTGAGTGCCTGTCCGCCGAACAATTAGCCGAAGTGGTGGAAGCCACAACCCGATGTCGCCAACGCCGTCATCAACCCCGGAAGCAATCTTCTAGTCGTTTCTTAGCCAGTTCTTTGGATGCAGAATCTCAAAACCGTCTCGCTCGGTTGAGAATGGGCTTAAAATAG
- a CDS encoding alpha/beta fold hydrolase, whose translation MATIDIQGVKHTYELTSPTSSGDVLVFIHGWLLSRHYWQPVIDLLSPQYQCLSYDLRGFGDSQMLAGHPLRLAVYTPISYAEDLAILLDTLNLNHAWLVGHSLGGTIALLGADKLPKEVKGVICVNAGGGIYLKEEFEKFRSVGEKIVKFRPRWLCYLPLLDLIFTRAQVACPIQQRWGRQRLIDFVIAHPEAALGALLDSTTEAEVHRLPQVVSRLQQPVYFLAGLQDVIMEPQYVRHLASFHWLFRQGDNNVIEIPNCGHLAMVEQTHAVVDHIKSILTQY comes from the coding sequence ATGGCTACTATCGATATCCAGGGAGTCAAACACACTTACGAATTGACGTCGCCCACCTCATCGGGTGACGTGCTCGTTTTTATTCACGGTTGGTTATTGAGTCGTCATTATTGGCAACCCGTCATCGACCTGTTATCCCCCCAATATCAATGTTTATCTTATGATTTACGGGGATTTGGGGATTCTCAAATGTTGGCGGGACATCCATTACGACTCGCGGTTTATACCCCCATTTCCTACGCTGAAGATTTAGCGATTTTATTGGACACCCTAAACCTAAACCATGCTTGGTTAGTGGGTCATTCTCTGGGGGGAACTATTGCCCTTTTAGGTGCGGACAAACTTCCCAAAGAAGTAAAAGGCGTGATTTGTGTTAACGCGGGCGGGGGAATTTACTTAAAAGAGGAATTTGAAAAATTTCGTTCCGTGGGAGAAAAAATTGTTAAGTTTCGCCCGCGATGGCTGTGTTATTTACCCCTATTGGATTTAATCTTTACGCGCGCTCAAGTGGCTTGTCCAATTCAACAACGCTGGGGACGACAACGGTTAATCGATTTTGTCATCGCCCATCCTGAAGCTGCATTAGGAGCATTATTAGATTCCACCACTGAAGCGGAAGTGCATCGTTTACCGCAGGTGGTCTCTCGACTGCAACAACCCGTTTATTTTCTGGCGGGACTGCAAGATGTAATTATGGAACCGCAATATGTTCGCCATTTAGCTAGTTTTCATTGGCTATTTCGTCAAGGGGATAACAATGTAATTGAAATCCCGAATTGTGGACATTTAGCAATGGTGGAACAAACTCATGCCGTAGTCGATCACATCAAAAGCATTCTGACTCAGTATTAG
- a CDS encoding folate/biopterin family MFS transporter, with the protein MLMTSSSIDNFKQFFKKTIFFDNELTSELIAILLVYLVQGILGLARLGVSFFLKDELAMSPAEVSVLLGIVAIPWVVKPLFGFISDGLPIFGYRRRPYLILSGLLGTLSWVALGTIVHTPWAATAVIALSSLSVAVSDVIVDSLVVERARHESISNIGSLQSVCWGASAFGGLITAYFSGFLLEKFSPQTIFLITATFPLIVSLVGGLIAEEFQNQYSNWQTVKQQIKNLRQAITQKSIWLPTAFVFVWQATPTADAAFFFFTTNELGFQPEFLGRVRLVTSMASLIGVWLFQRFFKSLPFRTIFFWSTIISTVLGMTMLLLVTHTNRTLGIDDHWFSLGDSLILAVMGQIAYMPVLVLAARLCPPGVEATLFALLMSVSNLAGLISYELGALLTHWFGITEKNFNQLWLLVIVTNLSTLFPLPLIHWLPNSSAESEP; encoded by the coding sequence ATCCTGATGACTTCAAGCAGCATCGACAACTTCAAGCAATTTTTTAAGAAAACAATATTTTTTGACAATGAGCTAACCTCAGAACTGATCGCCATTTTGTTGGTGTACCTTGTTCAGGGAATTTTAGGACTCGCTCGTTTAGGGGTGAGTTTTTTCCTCAAGGATGAATTGGCGATGAGTCCGGCCGAGGTATCGGTTTTACTGGGAATTGTGGCTATTCCTTGGGTAGTAAAACCTTTATTCGGGTTCATTTCCGATGGCTTACCCATTTTTGGCTATCGTCGGCGTCCTTATTTAATCCTATCGGGACTATTGGGGACGTTATCCTGGGTGGCGCTAGGGACAATTGTTCACACTCCTTGGGCTGCTACGGCGGTAATTGCATTGAGTTCCCTTTCCGTTGCTGTGAGCGATGTGATTGTAGATTCTTTAGTTGTAGAACGGGCGCGTCATGAATCTATTAGTAATATTGGTTCACTACAATCAGTTTGTTGGGGAGCATCGGCTTTCGGGGGATTAATTACAGCCTATTTCAGTGGTTTTTTATTAGAAAAATTTTCCCCACAAACGATATTTTTAATTACAGCAACATTTCCCTTAATTGTATCCTTAGTGGGGGGATTAATTGCCGAAGAATTTCAGAATCAATACTCTAATTGGCAAACCGTCAAACAGCAAATTAAAAACCTCCGTCAAGCCATAACCCAAAAATCAATCTGGTTGCCTACAGCCTTTGTTTTTGTTTGGCAAGCCACACCAACGGCTGATGCTGCCTTTTTCTTTTTTACCACCAATGAATTAGGATTTCAACCGGAATTTTTAGGGCGAGTTCGTTTAGTAACGAGCATGGCATCCTTAATCGGAGTTTGGCTGTTTCAACGATTTTTTAAGTCTCTTCCATTTCGGACAATCTTTTTTTGGTCAACGATTATTTCAACGGTGTTGGGAATGACCATGTTGCTATTAGTAACCCACACTAACCGTACCCTCGGTATTGATGATCATTGGTTTAGTTTAGGGGATAGTTTGATTTTAGCAGTTATGGGGCAAATTGCCTATATGCCTGTGTTAGTTTTAGCCGCCCGTTTATGTCCGCCGGGGGTAGAAGCTACATTATTTGCCTTATTAATGTCAGTTTCTAATTTAGCGGGATTAATTTCTTATGAATTAGGGGCTTTACTAACCCATTGGTTTGGGATTACTGAAAAAAACTTTAATCAATTATGGTTACTGGTAATTGTCACGAATCTTAGCACTTTATTCCCACTGCCTTTAATTCATTGGTTACCCAATAGTAGTGCAGAAAGTGAACCCTAA
- a CDS encoding glycosyltransferase family 2 protein, whose translation MKFSIVITTYNRLALLKRAIDSALNQTVSCEVVVADDCSSDETEEYVRALSASLVQQGDDRLVYYRNQSNQGHSMTMNAGVAAASGDWIKPVDDDDYLAVNCIEEMIKAITTYQTKVNQNSSLQAVICSCQSAQVDPNGLELSRTRISGPGTVYYIPQEDIHYGMLLEQVPFGTPIQVAYRRDAFLNSGGWDSSLDINCDDIDSWIKIAQFGDAIFINQCLAYRTIWPGAYNQKISLEKRLDANILIKEKIYHRVHQKHHIRLPNLEHIRDYLKLHWSIVALKKAKLRNACYFCSTSVFSLQGWKLLLSSILNRKQPASKLKQIFRENKEAEVLVKKNILIE comes from the coding sequence ATGAAGTTTAGCATCGTCATTACAACCTATAACCGACTTGCTTTACTAAAACGGGCAATTGATTCTGCATTGAATCAAACCGTGTCCTGTGAAGTTGTGGTTGCTGACGATTGTTCTTCCGATGAAACAGAAGAGTATGTTCGCGCTTTATCTGCTTCCTTAGTTCAACAAGGAGATGATCGTTTAGTTTATTATCGAAATCAGTCTAACCAAGGTCATTCTATGACGATGAATGCCGGGGTTGCGGCTGCTTCAGGAGATTGGATTAAACCAGTCGATGATGATGATTATTTAGCGGTGAATTGCATTGAAGAAATGATCAAAGCAATCACAACTTATCAAACCAAAGTTAATCAAAATTCATCCTTACAGGCGGTGATTTGTTCCTGTCAATCGGCTCAAGTAGATCCTAATGGCTTAGAATTAAGTCGAACTCGCATCAGTGGCCCTGGCACAGTTTATTATATCCCCCAGGAAGATATTCACTATGGAATGTTATTAGAACAAGTGCCCTTTGGAACCCCCATTCAAGTTGCTTATCGTAGAGATGCGTTTCTCAATTCTGGGGGATGGGATTCGAGTTTAGATATTAATTGTGATGATATTGATTCTTGGATTAAAATTGCTCAATTTGGAGATGCAATTTTTATTAATCAATGTTTAGCTTATCGAACGATTTGGCCGGGAGCTTATAATCAAAAAATATCTCTGGAAAAACGACTAGATGCTAATATTTTAATTAAGGAAAAAATTTATCACCGGGTTCATCAAAAACATCATATCCGACTTCCTAACCTCGAACATATCCGTGATTATCTGAAATTGCATTGGAGTATTGTGGCTCTCAAAAAAGCTAAACTTCGGAATGCTTGTTATTTTTGCTCAACATCGGTGTTTTCTCTTCAAGGTTGGAAATTATTACTATCCTCTATTTTAAATCGAAAACAACCTGCTTCAAAATTAAAACAAATATTCAGGGAAAATAAAGAAGCAGAAGTTTTAGTCAAGAAAAATATTTTAATTGAATAA
- a CDS encoding ABC transporter permease — MRHIFKIAQTLIVTYYAYMVEYRAELFLWALSGSLPFILMGIWIKASQTGNIELSDIEFARYFLAAFVVRQANVVWVIWEFEKEVIQGKLSPRLLQPIDPVWHHFLSHIAERFARLPFIIGLIILFFSLYPQSFWIPSLGQFLLFLLTLILAFMLRFIIQYTFALFSFWTERASAIEQIWYLPYLFLSGIIAPLDVFPPLIREITLWTPFPYLVYFPASIIVGFPIDIFRSLLTMFFWGTIFFIANRWLWKQGLKQYSGMGA, encoded by the coding sequence ATGAGACATATTTTTAAAATCGCTCAAACTTTAATAGTGACATACTATGCTTACATGGTAGAATATCGAGCCGAATTATTTTTGTGGGCTTTATCCGGTTCTTTACCATTTATTTTAATGGGAATTTGGATTAAAGCCTCCCAAACAGGTAATATTGAACTGAGTGATATTGAATTTGCTCGATATTTTTTGGCCGCATTTGTTGTTCGACAAGCTAATGTGGTTTGGGTGATTTGGGAATTTGAAAAAGAAGTTATTCAAGGAAAACTTTCCCCGCGATTATTACAACCTATTGATCCAGTTTGGCATCATTTTCTCAGCCATATTGCCGAACGATTTGCCCGTCTTCCCTTTATTATAGGGCTAATTATTTTATTTTTTTCCCTCTATCCTCAATCATTTTGGATACCCAGTTTAGGACAATTTTTATTGTTTTTGTTAACATTAATTCTAGCTTTTATGCTGCGATTTATTATTCAATATACCTTTGCTCTATTTTCCTTCTGGACAGAACGAGCCAGTGCCATTGAACAAATTTGGTATTTACCCTATCTATTTTTATCAGGAATTATTGCACCGTTAGACGTGTTTCCTCCCTTGATTCGGGAAATAACATTATGGACACCCTTTCCCTACCTGGTTTATTTTCCCGCTTCTATTATTGTAGGATTTCCCATTGATATATTTCGCAGTCTATTAACAATGTTCTTTTGGGGAACTATATTTTTTATTGCTAACCGTTGGTTATGGAAACAAGGATTAAAACAATATTCAGGAATGGGAGCCTAG
- the gloA gene encoding lactoylglutathione lyase — protein sequence MRLLHTMLRVGNLDRSLKFYCDILGMKLLRQKDYPGGEFTLAFVGYGDESDHSVIELTYNWGVEHYEIGTGYGHIALGVDDIYQTCEQIRAAGGKITREPGPMKHGSTVIAFVEDPDSYKIELIQLGTQGSNSDKETPVTASTASS from the coding sequence ATGAGACTCCTTCACACAATGTTACGAGTAGGAAACCTAGACCGATCTCTAAAATTTTACTGCGATATTTTAGGAATGAAACTGCTGCGTCAAAAAGACTATCCAGGGGGTGAATTTACCTTAGCATTTGTGGGGTATGGCGATGAATCCGATCATAGCGTCATTGAGTTAACCTATAACTGGGGTGTCGAACACTATGAAATCGGTACAGGTTATGGTCATATTGCCCTTGGTGTCGATGATATTTACCAGACTTGTGAACAAATTAGAGCCGCAGGTGGTAAAATTACCCGTGAACCTGGCCCCATGAAACACGGAAGCACTGTGATTGCATTTGTTGAAGATCCAGATAGTTATAAAATTGAGTTAATTCAGTTAGGAACTCAAGGATCAAATTCGGACAAAGAAACACCTGTTACTGCGTCTACAGCATCTTCATAA